The nucleotide window AATGGAAAAAAGAAGTCTATTATGTTAATTATCAGTCAAATATACCAGGAAGTCAGGGTTGGTGCAGAATTCTTCATTTTAATATACAACAAGATTGTTACATTTTGATCACCTAAAGAAAATCTTAAGCATTTGGTTCAAAATACGTTCATTTACTGAGTACACATCTATAACAATATCAAAATCACAGCAACATAAGGATTTTATTTCACTGGCCACCGCAGGATTTTGTTTTCTTCAGAGATGATGATGTGGACCAACAGGTATCAGATTTGCCAACAAGGTCGGTAGACTCTTCCCAGCATGCAcctaagcactgaattaaaaaaacccaaaaaactcctAAAATTTAGATTGTTAAAAGGATTGTACTCTGATTCTACAGATTTTCATGATTCTAGACGTGAAATGGAatgattataaataaaataaaataataatttaaaaagttTAATATCAACATGGTCAACATTTCACTTTAAATCAGTCAGAATTGTATTTAAGCTTatgattttgtttttcattaTCGTGTGCATTAGAGATTCACTTTAAGCATTATACATGAAATAAAATCAAGACGGAAAAAAATACTCACTGTCAAAATCTCTCCTTCCTATAGGAAATTTAACTGAGTTTTCCTCATCCccagtctctctcctttcttgtGCTGATTCAATATTCTGAACTCCATTATCAGCTGGAACTGCTACTGATCCTTTCAGCGCAAGGTAAGGTAACTGTTTAAAAGCCAGGTTCAACGGCAGACCATGGCTTAAGAAATGGTGCCTGGAGACTTCATTCTGGAGGGAAAGAATTCAGTTATATTTTAGTTTTGGCATCAGTAATAAAAGTTTCACCTTTGACGTAGACATTCCTCACATCAGTTGAAGATGCTCTGCCTTACATTTGATGTTTAAATACCTTTTTCGCAGAATAGGCTCCTCAGGCATTTGGCTCACCAGTGCTCATCAAGGCCACAAGTCTTAAAGTGATTTTAGTGCATTTTTCATCTACTTTGCATGTTAAAAATACCTAAAGATCCATTCACCAGTTTTAAATTTTATTAAATGGACTACTTAGGTTTCAAATTTGCATTAAGGTAGGAAGTCAATAAAAATGCATACCTTTGGGTTTCTGTTTTCCTCATCATTCATAAAGCTGCTCTCCTCTGCTTTGAAATGCTCGAGAGAAGGAGAAACTCCTGATTTTTCTGCTGTATCTTCATTCTGAAGGGCTTTCCCTAGGCTGAACGTATTCAGTAGCATGCCACCGTCCTCTACGTTTCGCATAGCTTTTGTTGCTGAAAGTAAAAAACCCTGGGAAAACAGAAAAAGAGTTAGGAATAGCATGTAGGATGAGATGTTCATTCTTATCATTCTCATTTGCTATGTGTTTGCATAGGAGAGGAAACAGATTTAAAAAGAAAGATAAATTATCTTGTAAACTGACAGACCGTAAATCATTCCTACCTTTATATATTTTCCAGAGTGAAAAGGAACCACTTCAAAAGGCTTATGCCTGCATCCTTTTATGCAAGATTTATATATTAAGGACACTAATCTCTTATATTGCTAATCATGTATTTAGCCTTTAATGGTGTATAGCTTTGTTTAACTTTAAGTGTAACTTTTCTTGAAATGGATTTGATGAATCTCTGTAGAATGCTGTTATGTAAGAAGATTAGTGGTGGTTTGTAAATGGGTTATTAGGAACCCAAACCACAGGACATCATAATCTCTCTTGCTCCTTTTTATGGCAGGATTTTCTGGTAAATCATTTTTGAAACTTAGTCAATTTCTTTTGATGATGACAGCCTTTAAAGTTATTTAGTCTAATCCCCGATGAAGATGTAATTACTTTAAAATTGGCTTTAGTAAATGAAATCTTTGATTGAAAATGTATGACCTTGACCATTCTTTTTGGCTGTGTAGTTTAGTCACTTCATTTAATGCAAAACTAAAATCTTGGTCTTCCATTTATTGAAAGCTACTCTAGTAAAATAACCTTTCTGCATGCATTTGGAAACCACTACCAAGTCTCTTATTGCCTCTGTCAGCAACAGAATTCTCTGGGCATAGGGTGGacctttgatcatcatcatcaatcgtatttattgagcgcttactatgtgccgagcactgtactaagcacttgatggaaCTCAGTATGTTATTGCTAAGGCTATCATGTTCTTATTTAACGATATAGCCCTCAACTGTTTGTTTTAATCAATTCAGAATTGAAAGAAGGACATCCAGAATTAATGCTAAAATTCTCTCAGGAAGAAAGCGCATTGTTGAATGCATTTTAAGACGTATCAAGACCCTAATCCCaataagataatagtaataaaacaaccataataataatcattgtatttgttaggtgcttgctgtatgccaggcttgttctaaacactgaggtaggtacaacatGATTAGGTTGAAAACAGACCCTGCCCACATgggcctaagggagagggagaataagtattgaatcttcattttacagatgagcaaaccaaagcacagaaaagttaagtaacttgcctgaagtcacacagcaggcaaatggaagagtcagaattagaaccctggttctgagACTCCCAgattcttgctctttccactaggccatgctgcccctctaT belongs to Tachyglossus aculeatus isolate mTacAcu1 chromosome 14, mTacAcu1.pri, whole genome shotgun sequence and includes:
- the PMCH gene encoding pro-MCH, yielding MRMIRMNISSYMLFLTLFLFSQGFLLSATKAMRNVEDGGMLLNTFSLGKALQNEDTAEKSGVSPSLEHFKAEESSFMNDEENRNPKNEVSRHHFLSHGLPLNLAFKQLPYLALKGSVAVPADNGVQNIESAQERRETGDEENSVKFPIGRRDFDMLRCMLGRVYRPCWQI